One genomic region from Acinetobacter sp. 10FS3-1 encodes:
- the repM gene encoding replication initiation protein RepM, which translates to MRELVVKDNALINASYNLDLVEQRLILLAIVEARESGKGINANDPLTVHAESYINQFGVHRNTAYQALKDACNDLFARQFSYQKINERGNIENYRSRWVSEIGYVDNEAVVKLIFAPAIVPLITRLEEHFTKYELQQVSNLSSAYAVRLYELLIAWRSTGSTPIIELSDFRQRIGVLDTEYKRMERFKTSVLELAIKQINEHTDITVKYEQHKRGRSISGFSFNFKQKKKDSPSIERDPDTLGLSSKMTDAQRHMFANKLSELPEMGRYSQGTESYPQFAIRIAEMLQDPDRIKELYPYLKKVGYMPSNKKDTVNG; encoded by the coding sequence ATGAGAGAGTTAGTTGTAAAAGACAATGCCTTAATTAATGCAAGTTATAACTTAGATTTAGTAGAACAACGTTTAATTTTATTAGCTATTGTTGAGGCAAGAGAAAGTGGGAAAGGGATTAATGCTAATGATCCCTTAACTGTCCATGCAGAAAGCTATATCAATCAATTTGGCGTACATCGCAATACCGCTTATCAGGCATTAAAAGATGCCTGTAATGATTTATTCGCAAGACAATTCAGCTATCAAAAAATAAATGAAAGAGGGAATATTGAGAACTATAGATCCCGTTGGGTTAGTGAAATTGGATATGTAGATAATGAAGCAGTGGTTAAGCTTATTTTTGCCCCTGCCATAGTTCCATTAATTACGCGCTTAGAAGAGCATTTTACTAAATACGAATTGCAGCAAGTTAGTAATCTCAGTAGTGCTTATGCTGTTCGTTTATATGAGTTATTAATTGCTTGGAGAAGTACGGGCTCTACTCCAATTATAGAGCTAAGTGATTTCCGTCAAAGAATTGGCGTACTCGATACTGAGTACAAGCGTATGGAACGCTTTAAAACTAGTGTACTTGAGCTCGCTATTAAACAAATTAACGAACATACAGATATCACAGTGAAGTATGAACAACACAAAAGAGGTCGATCAATTTCAGGATTTTCTTTTAACTTTAAACAGAAAAAGAAGGACAGCCCATCAATAGAAAGAGATCCGGATACTTTGGGTCTTTCTTCAAAGATGACCGATGCTCAACGGCATATGTTTGCAAATAAACTTTCCGAACTTCCTGAAATGGGTCGTTATTCCCAGGGAACTGAAAGCTATCCGCAATTTGCTATTCGTATTGCTGAGATGCTGCAAGACCCTGACCGAATAAAAGAACTATACCCATACCTAAAAAAAGTGGGATATATGCCATCAAATAAAAAGGACACCGTAAATGGCTAA